The following coding sequences are from one Sciurus carolinensis chromosome 11, mSciCar1.2, whole genome shotgun sequence window:
- the Sirt3 gene encoding NAD-dependent protein deacetylase sirtuin-3, mitochondrial isoform X4, which translates to MVGAGISTPSGIPDFRSPGSGLYSNLQQYNIPYPEAIFELDFFSHNPKPFFTLAKELYPGNYRPNATHYFLRLLHDKGLLLRLYTQNIDGLERVSGIPTSKLVEAHGTFASATCTVCRRSCPGEDFWADVMADRVPCCPVCTGIVKPDIVFFGEPLPQRFLLHVVDFPMADLLLILGTSLEVEPFASLSEAVRSSVPRLLINRDLVGPFTWRPRRRDVTQLGDVIHSIERLVELLGWTEEMQDLVQRETGKLDGQDR; encoded by the exons atggtggggGCCGGTATCAGCACACCCAGCGGCATTCCAGACTTCAG ATCTCCAGGGAGTGGCCTCTACAGCAACCTCCAGCAGTACAACATCCCTTACCCCGAGGCTATTTTtgaactggattttttttcccacaaccCCAAGCCCTTTTTCACTTTGGCCAAGGAGCTGTACCCTGGAAACTACAGGCCCAATGCCACTCACTACTTTCTCCGATTGCTCCACGACAAGGGACTGCTTCTGCGGCTCTACACTCAGAACATCGATGGGCTTGAGAGAG TGTCTGGCATCCCCACCTCAAAGCTGGTTGAAGCTCATGGAACCTTCGCTTCGGCCACCTGCACAGTCTGCCGAAGATCCTGCCCCGGGGAAGACTTCTGG GCTGACGTGATGGCGGACAGGGTGCCTTGCTGCCCAGTCTGCACTGGCATTGTGAAGCCCGACATTGTGTTCTTTGGGGAGCCGCTACCTCAGAGGTTCTTGCTACATGTGGTTGATTTTCCCATGGCAGATCTGCTGCTCATCCTAGGGACCTCCCTAGAG GTGGAGCCTTTTGCCAGCTTGTCTGAGGCCGTACGGAGCTCAGTGCCCCGACTGCTCATCAACCGGGACTTGGTGGGGCCCTTTACTTGGCGTCCTCGCAGAAGGGATGTGACCCAGCTGGGGGATGTGATTCACAGCATAGAAAGACTGGTGGAACTTCTGGGCTGGACAGAAGAAATGCAGGACCTTGTCCAGCGGGAAACTGGGAAG
- the Sirt3 gene encoding NAD-dependent protein deacetylase sirtuin-3, mitochondrial isoform X2 codes for MPPALTFSVIGGRRAISLSVGASGIFGSGGNSEKEKLSLQDIAELIRVRACQKVVVMVGAGISTPSGIPDFRSPGSGLYSNLQQYNIPYPEAIFELDFFSHNPKPFFTLAKELYPGNYRPNATHYFLRLLHDKGLLLRLYTQNIDGLERVSGIPTSKLVEAHGTFASATCTVCRRSCPGEDFWADVMADRVPCCPVCTGIVKPDIVFFGEPLPQRFLLHVVDFPMADLLLILGTSLEVEPFASLSEAVRSSVPRLLINRDLVGPFTWRPRRRDVTQLGDVIHSIERLVELLGWTEEMQDLVQRETGKLDGQDR; via the exons TGTTATAGGTGGACGAAGGGCCATCTCTCTCTCTGTGGGTGCTTCAGGCATCTTTGGAAGTGGAGGTAACAGTGAGAAGGAGAAGCTGTCCCTGCAGGACATTGCTGAGCTGATCCGGGTGCGAGCCTGCCAGaaggtggtggtcatggtggggGCCGGTATCAGCACACCCAGCGGCATTCCAGACTTCAG ATCTCCAGGGAGTGGCCTCTACAGCAACCTCCAGCAGTACAACATCCCTTACCCCGAGGCTATTTTtgaactggattttttttcccacaaccCCAAGCCCTTTTTCACTTTGGCCAAGGAGCTGTACCCTGGAAACTACAGGCCCAATGCCACTCACTACTTTCTCCGATTGCTCCACGACAAGGGACTGCTTCTGCGGCTCTACACTCAGAACATCGATGGGCTTGAGAGAG TGTCTGGCATCCCCACCTCAAAGCTGGTTGAAGCTCATGGAACCTTCGCTTCGGCCACCTGCACAGTCTGCCGAAGATCCTGCCCCGGGGAAGACTTCTGG GCTGACGTGATGGCGGACAGGGTGCCTTGCTGCCCAGTCTGCACTGGCATTGTGAAGCCCGACATTGTGTTCTTTGGGGAGCCGCTACCTCAGAGGTTCTTGCTACATGTGGTTGATTTTCCCATGGCAGATCTGCTGCTCATCCTAGGGACCTCCCTAGAG GTGGAGCCTTTTGCCAGCTTGTCTGAGGCCGTACGGAGCTCAGTGCCCCGACTGCTCATCAACCGGGACTTGGTGGGGCCCTTTACTTGGCGTCCTCGCAGAAGGGATGTGACCCAGCTGGGGGATGTGATTCACAGCATAGAAAGACTGGTGGAACTTCTGGGCTGGACAGAAGAAATGCAGGACCTTGTCCAGCGGGAAACTGGGAAG